One stretch of Roseovarius mucosus DNA includes these proteins:
- a CDS encoding dimethylsulfoniopropionate demethylase encodes MNAPLLSPSRRLRRTPFSQGVEAAGVKAYTVYNHMLLPTVFRSIEEDYRHLKEAVQVWDVACERQVELRGPDAGRLMQMLTPRDLRGMTPGQCFYVPIVDETGGMLNDPVAVKLAEDRWWISIADSDLLYWVKGIAQGWRLDVLVDEPDVSPLAIQGPRADDLMAAVFGDAVRDVRFFRFGHFDFQGRDMVIARSGYSKQGGFEIYVEGSDIGMPLWNALMEAGKSMDVHAGCPNLIERIEGGLLSYGNDMTDDNTPHECGLGKFCNTHTAIGCIGRDALLRVAKEGPVQQIRAIAIEGAAVPPCREWWPVLSEKGARVGRVSSATWSPDFATNVAIGMVRMTHWEAGTELRVVTPDGERHASVQAGFWA; translated from the coding sequence ATGAACGCTCCGCTTCTGTCCCCGTCGCGCCGCTTGCGCCGCACGCCCTTTTCCCAAGGGGTCGAGGCGGCGGGGGTCAAGGCCTATACGGTCTATAACCATATGCTGTTGCCCACGGTCTTTCGCTCGATCGAAGAGGATTATCGCCACCTCAAAGAGGCGGTGCAGGTCTGGGACGTGGCCTGCGAACGGCAGGTGGAATTGCGGGGGCCGGATGCGGGCCGCCTGATGCAGATGCTGACCCCGCGCGATTTGCGCGGCATGACGCCGGGGCAGTGTTTCTATGTGCCCATCGTGGATGAGACCGGCGGCATGCTCAACGATCCGGTGGCGGTCAAGCTGGCCGAGGACCGTTGGTGGATTTCGATTGCCGATAGTGATCTGCTCTATTGGGTCAAGGGGATCGCGCAGGGCTGGCGGCTGGATGTGCTGGTGGATGAGCCGGACGTGAGCCCGCTGGCCATTCAAGGCCCGCGCGCCGATGATCTGATGGCGGCGGTGTTTGGCGACGCGGTGCGCGATGTGCGGTTCTTCCGCTTTGGGCATTTTGATTTTCAAGGCCGGGATATGGTGATCGCGCGCTCGGGCTATTCCAAGCAGGGCGGGTTTGAAATCTATGTCGAAGGCAGCGATATTGGCATGCCGCTCTGGAATGCGCTGATGGAGGCGGGCAAGAGCATGGATGTGCACGCCGGCTGCCCCAACCTGATCGAGCGGATCGAGGGCGGATTGCTGAGCTATGGCAATGACATGACCGATGACAACACGCCGCATGAATGCGGGCTGGGCAAGTTTTGCAACACCCATACGGCGATTGGGTGTATCGGGCGGGATGCGCTGCTCCGCGTGGCCAAGGAAGGGCCGGTGCAACAGATCCGCGCCATTGCTATCGAGGGGGCGGCGGTGCCGCCCTGCCGCGAGTGGTGGCCGGTCCTGTCAGAGAAGGGGGCGCGTGTGGGCCGGGTGAGTTCGGCCACGTGGTCGCCGGATTTTGCCACCAACGTAGCCATCGGCATGGTGCGGATGACCCATTGGGAGGCGGGGACGGAGTTGCGAGTGGTGACGCCTGATGGGGAACGCCACGCCTCTGTGCAGGCGGGGTTCTGGGCCTGA
- the acuI gene encoding acryloyl-CoA reductase, with translation MFKALVVEKDAESGKTSAGVKELTLADLPEAEVTVAVEYSTVNYKDGLCIGPGGGLVRSYPHVPGIDFAGTVEASDDARYKPGDRVVLTGWRVGEAHWGGYAQKARVRADWLVPLPEGLDTRAAMAVGTAGFTAMLAVMALEDHGLKPGHGEVLVTGAAGGVGSVATAILAHLGHEVAAVTGRPEQEGYLRGLGASRIVPREELAETVKRPLESENWTGCVDAVGGAMLARVLGQMKYGASVAAVGLAGGAGLPATVIPFLLRGVNLLGIDSVMQPYANRVRAWERIARDLPMDKLEAMITPATLEDLPRLGADILKGQVKGRVVVDLNG, from the coding sequence ATGTTCAAGGCATTGGTCGTCGAGAAAGACGCGGAGAGCGGCAAGACATCGGCAGGCGTCAAAGAGTTGACGCTTGCGGATCTGCCCGAGGCCGAGGTGACGGTTGCGGTCGAATATTCCACGGTGAACTACAAGGACGGGCTCTGCATCGGGCCGGGCGGCGGTTTGGTGCGGTCCTATCCGCATGTGCCGGGGATTGATTTTGCCGGCACGGTCGAGGCGAGTGATGATGCGCGCTACAAGCCCGGTGACCGTGTGGTTTTAACCGGCTGGCGCGTGGGCGAGGCGCATTGGGGCGGATATGCGCAGAAGGCGCGGGTGCGCGCCGATTGGCTGGTGCCGCTGCCCGAGGGGTTGGATACCCGCGCGGCGATGGCGGTGGGCACCGCAGGCTTTACCGCCATGCTGGCGGTGATGGCGCTTGAGGATCACGGGCTCAAACCGGGGCATGGCGAAGTGCTGGTCACAGGTGCCGCAGGTGGTGTGGGATCGGTGGCCACGGCCATTCTGGCGCATCTGGGGCATGAGGTGGCTGCCGTGACCGGACGCCCCGAGCAAGAAGGCTATCTGCGCGGATTGGGGGCCAGCCGCATCGTGCCGCGTGAGGAACTGGCGGAGACCGTCAAGCGACCGTTGGAGAGCGAGAACTGGACCGGCTGCGTCGATGCCGTGGGCGGGGCCATGCTGGCGCGGGTGTTGGGCCAGATGAAATACGGCGCAAGCGTTGCAGCCGTGGGATTGGCGGGGGGCGCGGGCCTGCCAGCGACGGTCATTCCGTTCCTGTTGCGCGGCGTCAACCTGTTGGGGATCGACAGCGTGATGCAGCCCTATGCCAACCGGGTCCGCGCCTGGGAGCGGATCGCGCGGGATTTGCCCATGGACAAGCTGGAGGCGATGATCACGCCCGCCACGCTGGAGGATTTGCCGCGTCTGGGGGCAGATATCCTGAAAGGGCAAGTCAAGGGCCGGGTTGTGGTTGATCTGAACGGCTGA
- a CDS encoding GNAT family N-acetyltransferase encodes MTDQAGIIIRLAREADFAALWPILRDVIRAGDTYAIEPGLTREAVRSLWMEMPRATYVAERGGEVLGTYYLKTNQAGGGAHVCNAGYMVAEAARGQGIARAMCVHSQDEARELGYLAMQFNFVVETNRGAIALWQSLGFETVGHLPRAFRHPEAGLVDARVMYKWLGDAAD; translated from the coding sequence ATGACAGATCAGGCGGGTATCATCATCAGGCTGGCGCGCGAGGCGGATTTCGCAGCGCTCTGGCCCATCCTGCGGGATGTGATCCGGGCAGGCGATACCTATGCCATCGAACCGGGGCTGACCCGCGAGGCGGTGCGTTCTCTGTGGATGGAGATGCCGCGCGCCACCTATGTGGCTGAGCGCGGTGGCGAGGTGCTGGGCACCTATTATCTCAAGACAAATCAGGCCGGTGGCGGGGCGCATGTGTGCAACGCCGGCTATATGGTGGCTGAGGCCGCGCGCGGGCAGGGTATTGCGCGGGCCATGTGTGTGCATTCTCAGGACGAGGCCCGCGAATTGGGCTATCTGGCGATGCAGTTCAATTTCGTGGTCGAGACCAACCGGGGCGCGATTGCGCTTTGGCAGAGCCTTGGGTTTGAGACAGTCGGCCATTTGCCACGGGCCTTTCGCCATCCTGAGGCCGGTCTGGTGGATGCGCGCGTCATGTATAAATGGCTGGGCGACGCGGCTGACTAA
- a CDS encoding alpha/beta fold hydrolase codes for MARTPEGTAYDLTGPLDAPHVVLIHGLGLSRHSTWGVIAPLLARHFRVLCYDLPGHGQSTPHPGPLTLTALSTQLISLMDRLDIPRAALVGFSLGGMINRRAALDHPARVTALAILNSPHERAPDLQARVAAQARDAAAGGPAATIDAALDRWFTPEFRAENPAKVDAIRQTVLATDPASYAAHRLVLAEGVTELIRPQPPLTPPALVMTCENDSGSTPAMAEAIASEIAGSQCHIHPALRHLGLIEAPQAFAGRLTQFLSRHA; via the coding sequence ATGGCGCGCACACCCGAGGGCACGGCCTATGACCTGACCGGGCCTTTGGATGCACCTCACGTGGTGCTGATCCACGGCCTCGGCCTCTCGCGCCACAGCACATGGGGGGTGATCGCCCCTCTGCTTGCCCGACACTTTCGCGTGCTCTGCTACGATCTGCCCGGCCACGGTCAAAGCACGCCGCACCCCGGCCCGCTTACCCTCACCGCGCTCTCAACCCAACTCATCTCCTTGATGGACCGGCTCGACATTCCGCGCGCGGCCCTCGTGGGGTTTTCGCTGGGGGGCATGATCAACCGGCGCGCAGCGCTTGATCATCCTGCCCGCGTGACCGCCCTCGCGATCCTCAATTCCCCCCACGAACGCGCCCCCGATCTTCAGGCGCGGGTCGCGGCGCAGGCGCGGGATGCCGCTGCGGGCGGTCCGGCGGCCACGATCGACGCCGCGTTGGACCGCTGGTTCACCCCAGAATTTCGCGCAGAAAACCCCGCCAAGGTAGACGCCATCCGCCAGACCGTGCTCGCCACCGATCCCGCCAGCTACGCGGCGCATCGGTTGGTGCTGGCAGAGGGCGTGACCGAATTGATCCGGCCCCAGCCACCTCTGACACCGCCCGCGCTTGTCATGACCTGCGAGAATGACAGTGGCTCGACACCTGCCATGGCCGAGGCGATCGCGTCAGAGATCGCAGGCAGCCAGTGCCATATCCACCCCGCCCTGCGCCACCTCGGGTTGATTGAGGCGCCACAGGCCTTCGCGGGCAGGCTCACGCAATTCCTAAGCCGACATGCCTGA
- a CDS encoding amino acid synthesis family protein, producing the protein MTLELRRSLTLVQRTHREGGKDVADPTLLVAALAIIRNPWFGRGHVEDLGPEIRDQGPVLGRLLTDMILDVTGDRLEGYGKASVVGMGGELEHAMALTHTLWFGNQFRDAVKAKTYLAFTNTRGAAGAALMIPLMDKDDAGRRSHYQTIHTVVPDAPAEDEIILALGASVGGHPHHRIGNRYEDLREMGHDVDNPAGV; encoded by the coding sequence ATGACCCTAGAGCTTCGCCGCAGCCTTACCCTCGTGCAACGCACCCACCGCGAAGGCGGCAAGGACGTCGCCGACCCCACGCTGCTGGTCGCCGCCCTGGCGATCATTCGCAACCCGTGGTTCGGGCGCGGCCATGTCGAGGATCTCGGCCCCGAAATCCGCGATCAAGGCCCGGTTCTTGGCCGCCTGCTGACCGACATGATCCTTGATGTCACCGGCGACCGGCTTGAGGGATATGGCAAGGCCAGCGTCGTGGGTATGGGTGGCGAATTGGAACATGCCATGGCCCTCACCCATACGCTCTGGTTCGGCAACCAGTTCCGCGATGCGGTCAAGGCCAAGACCTATCTCGCGTTTACAAACACACGCGGTGCCGCAGGCGCAGCGCTGATGATCCCGCTGATGGACAAGGACGACGCCGGGCGGCGCTCGCATTACCAGACCATCCACACCGTTGTGCCGGACGCGCCCGCCGAGGATGAAATCATCCTCGCCCTTGGTGCCTCGGTGGGCGGTCATCCGCATCACCGCATCGGCAACCGCTACGAAGATCTGCGCGAGATGGGCCATGATGTCGACAATCCGGCGGGGGTCTGA
- a CDS encoding LysR family transcriptional regulator: protein MNITALQTFLAIVETGNLVRASQKLNVTQSTVTARLKSLEEELGQQLLNRQKSGTTLTPAGTKLLRYARIMTGLWRQARYETGLPAGLSSVCTFGCDRELWHGPGRAFFDGVVQGHPDMAVSVQQGGGRELEDWLAAGLVDVILTYGASARGNQTAHALPPEELVLYSDREVTSIRADPKYIFVDHGEEYRRAHGETYHDAGIARVSFDSSFWALQFLLERGGSAYLPRALAAPLVSEGRLFELREAPIYSRKKMLVVNDSAAANWDWFAPLVGALRARSADWLEHPDRRFVIPG, encoded by the coding sequence ATGAACATCACCGCCCTGCAGACGTTTCTGGCCATTGTCGAGACCGGCAATCTGGTGCGGGCCTCGCAAAAGCTGAACGTGACGCAATCAACGGTGACAGCGCGGCTCAAATCGCTGGAAGAGGAGTTGGGCCAACAGCTTCTCAATCGGCAGAAATCGGGCACGACGCTGACGCCTGCAGGCACCAAGCTGTTGCGCTATGCGCGGATCATGACCGGGCTTTGGCGGCAGGCGCGCTATGAAACGGGCCTGCCTGCGGGGTTGAGTTCGGTCTGCACCTTTGGCTGTGACCGCGAGTTGTGGCACGGGCCGGGGCGGGCGTTTTTTGACGGGGTGGTGCAGGGCCATCCTGATATGGCGGTGTCGGTGCAGCAGGGCGGCGGGCGCGAGTTGGAGGATTGGCTGGCGGCGGGGCTGGTGGATGTGATCCTGACCTATGGGGCCTCGGCGCGGGGCAATCAGACCGCGCATGCGTTGCCGCCCGAGGAATTGGTGCTCTATTCTGACCGCGAAGTGACTTCGATCCGGGCTGATCCCAAGTATATTTTCGTGGATCATGGCGAGGAGTATCGCCGCGCCCATGGCGAGACGTATCACGATGCCGGAATCGCGCGGGTGAGTTTTGACAGTTCGTTTTGGGCGCTGCAATTCCTGCTGGAGCGGGGGGGCTCGGCCTATCTGCCGCGTGCGCTGGCGGCACCACTGGTGTCGGAGGGGCGGCTTTTTGAGTTGCGCGAGGCCCCGATCTATAGCCGCAAGAAGATGCTGGTGGTGAATGACAGTGCGGCGGCCAATTGGGATTGGTTCGCGCCCTTGGTGGGCGCGCTGAGGGCGCGATCTGCGGATTGGCTGGAGCATCCGGACCGGCGGTTTGTCATTCCGGGTTAG
- a CDS encoding anti-sigma factor family protein translates to MQMDDDRLMALADGEITGSEAEALHDRIAADPDLAERYALFVETAELARQAMQDLPEAQVSDALVARIRAMGAASAPPEASNVVPLRTAPAPAAPTRWQPMALAASLALAVGLGAGLMLSNGAETPVGAPFSTALTEHLDSLPSGNAAQLPDGTALTVVASFTDAAGQFCREYEAATPGRGGFVAVACREDAGWQLQFAMAQAGNAGAEAGYAPASALETLDAYFTATGAGQPMTPDQERGFLR, encoded by the coding sequence ATGCAGATGGATGACGACAGATTGATGGCCCTCGCCGATGGCGAGATCACCGGCAGCGAAGCCGAGGCGTTGCACGACCGCATCGCCGCAGACCCGGACTTGGCCGAGCGCTATGCGCTTTTTGTCGAGACCGCGGAATTGGCGCGCCAAGCGATGCAGGACCTGCCCGAGGCGCAGGTTTCCGACGCGCTCGTCGCACGCATCCGCGCGATGGGCGCGGCCAGCGCCCCGCCAGAGGCCTCTAACGTGGTGCCCCTTCGCACCGCGCCAGCGCCCGCCGCGCCAACCCGCTGGCAGCCGATGGCACTCGCCGCCAGTCTTGCGCTTGCCGTGGGTCTGGGCGCGGGGCTGATGCTGTCAAACGGGGCTGAAACGCCGGTTGGTGCGCCCTTCAGCACCGCCCTGACCGAACATTTGGACAGCCTGCCTTCGGGCAATGCCGCGCAACTGCCCGATGGCACCGCCCTGACGGTGGTCGCCTCCTTCACCGATGCCGCAGGCCAGTTCTGCCGGGAATATGAGGCGGCAACGCCCGGACGCGGTGGCTTTGTCGCCGTCGCCTGCCGCGAGGATGCCGGATGGCAGCTGCAATTTGCCATGGCGCAAGCCGGTAACGCAGGGGCCGAGGCCGGATATGCCCCCGCCTCCGCGCTCGAAACGCTTGATGCCTATTTCACCGCCACCGGCGCAGGCCAGCCGATGACCCCGGACCAAGAGCGCGGCTTTCTGCGGTAA
- a CDS encoding RNA polymerase sigma factor: MPDKFTEDVVALLPALKRFALSLCRRGDLADDLVQITAERAFRARDRFDPATQLQPWLFRILRNAWIDTLRRDATRGEVVDIHESPQPDPLDSAAQTDDRLTLNAVRRAMEELPNDQRQVLHLVCIEGLSYAETAATLDIPQGTVMSRLSRARLALAKSVGIDRDPSR, translated from the coding sequence ATGCCAGACAAGTTTACCGAGGATGTCGTGGCCTTGCTGCCTGCCCTCAAACGCTTTGCCCTCTCGCTCTGCCGTCGGGGCGATCTGGCCGATGATCTGGTGCAGATCACCGCCGAACGGGCGTTTCGCGCCCGCGACCGGTTTGACCCCGCGACCCAATTGCAACCCTGGCTCTTTCGCATCCTGCGCAATGCCTGGATCGACACGCTGCGCCGCGATGCCACCCGTGGTGAGGTGGTGGACATCCACGAAAGCCCCCAGCCCGATCCCTTGGACAGCGCCGCCCAAACCGATGATCGCCTGACCCTGAACGCCGTGCGTCGCGCGATGGAGGAATTGCCCAACGACCAGCGGCAGGTCTTGCACCTCGTCTGCATCGAAGGGCTCAGCTATGCCGAAACCGCCGCCACTCTCGACATTCCCCAAGGCACCGTGATGAGCCGCCTCAGTCGGGCGCGCTTAGCGCTTGCAAAATCCGTGGGAATAGACCGAGACCCCAGCCGTTAA
- a CDS encoding S8 family serine peptidase, whose amino-acid sequence MRVLRAILVWVLILGLVPLGPWPEGGFSASMAWADDGDGGDGDGDGDGDGDDGDDGSSSSSSSSSSSSGSRSGGKSGGIGTGETTLRDYRRNLRALFRGALPEPARQAARAQAPRAAPRPTEAPNEIIARGLNDVDAAALVAQGYGIIDRIDLVSLGVNIQRLSVPEGTTLDEARAAVQALPTGETADFNHYYRVEAEESRAPDEETSDPLPCEGLHCPARALIDWPNPLGPQGCGAPVTIGMIDTGINTDHSALTGAQVALTRVAPEDYNASSAIHGTAVAALLVGDPASRAPGLLPGVPLVAVDAFHKESGDERADAFTLVRGLDQLVGAGATVINLSLAGPPNSVLQETLAALEAAQTVVVVAAAGNGGPNAPPAYPAAYDSVIAVTAVDKAGGIYRRAGRGPHVDLAAPGVEVWTAASVQGARWKTGTSFAVPYVTAAVALWQQGNPGMTPAELRAALSQSAADLGAPGVDDIFGHGLLDLGGRCPVLGDAAILPVLAD is encoded by the coding sequence GTGCGCGTGTTACGAGCGATACTGGTCTGGGTTCTGATCCTTGGGCTTGTGCCTCTTGGACCTTGGCCTGAGGGGGGCTTTTCTGCTTCGATGGCTTGGGCCGATGACGGCGACGGCGGTGATGGTGATGGTGACGGCGACGGCGACGGGGATGATGGGGATGACGGGAGCAGCAGCAGTAGCAGCAGCAGTAGCAGCAGCAGTGGCAGCCGAAGCGGTGGCAAGTCTGGCGGGATTGGAACGGGTGAGACCACGCTTCGCGACTATCGCCGCAATCTGCGTGCGCTCTTTCGGGGCGCGTTGCCAGAACCTGCGCGGCAGGCCGCCCGCGCCCAAGCCCCCCGTGCAGCGCCACGCCCAACCGAAGCCCCCAACGAAATCATTGCGCGCGGGCTGAATGATGTGGATGCCGCCGCTTTGGTGGCGCAGGGCTATGGCATTATCGACCGCATTGATCTGGTTAGCCTTGGTGTGAACATCCAACGCCTTTCGGTGCCAGAGGGCACCACGCTGGACGAGGCGCGGGCGGCGGTGCAGGCGTTGCCCACCGGCGAGACGGCGGATTTCAACCATTATTACCGGGTCGAAGCCGAGGAAAGCCGCGCGCCGGATGAGGAGACCAGTGATCCCCTGCCTTGTGAGGGGCTGCATTGTCCGGCGCGGGCCCTGATTGACTGGCCCAACCCTCTGGGGCCGCAGGGATGCGGTGCGCCGGTGACGATCGGGATGATCGACACCGGGATCAACACCGATCACAGCGCGCTTACGGGCGCGCAGGTGGCACTGACGCGGGTGGCCCCTGAGGATTACAACGCCTCGAGTGCCATTCATGGCACGGCGGTGGCGGCGCTGCTGGTGGGCGATCCGGCCTCCCGTGCGCCGGGGCTCTTGCCGGGAGTTCCGCTGGTGGCGGTGGATGCGTTTCACAAGGAGTCGGGGGATGAGCGCGCCGATGCCTTTACGCTGGTACGGGGCCTTGATCAGCTGGTCGGGGCCGGGGCGACGGTGATCAACCTCAGCCTTGCGGGGCCGCCCAACAGCGTCTTGCAAGAGACGTTGGCAGCGCTTGAGGCGGCGCAGACTGTCGTTGTGGTGGCAGCGGCGGGGAATGGCGGGCCAAACGCGCCGCCCGCCTATCCCGCCGCCTATGACAGCGTGATTGCCGTGACAGCGGTGGACAAGGCCGGGGGGATCTATCGCCGCGCCGGGCGGGGGCCGCATGTGGATCTGGCGGCACCGGGGGTCGAGGTCTGGACTGCGGCCTCGGTTCAGGGGGCGCGGTGGAAAACCGGCACCTCTTTTGCGGTGCCTTATGTGACGGCGGCGGTGGCGCTCTGGCAACAGGGCAATCCGGGGATGACCCCGGCAGAGCTGCGCGCGGCGCTTAGCCAGAGCGCCGCCGATCTGGGCGCGCCGGGCGTGGATGACATCTTTGGCCATGGGTTGCTGGATCTGGGTGGGCGTTGCCCGGTGCTGGGAGACGCGGCAATCTTGCCGGTTCTGGCCGACTAG
- a CDS encoding ABC1 kinase family protein, which yields MTEQNNQTRTAPVPGHRIGRMLRLGGMTTGIMGDMLAGGLRQMAQGQRPHLPGLLLSPATARRVTRDLGQMRGAAMKLGQMLSMDTGLVLPPEMTAIMAALRAEAPHMPPKQLQSVLNTAWGTGWYGRFKRFDLRPFAAASIGQVHRAQTPDGRDLAIKVQYPGVRASIDSDIDNLATLLRVPGLIPREMDLAPMLHEAKAQLHQEADYIAEARHLTAFQTLLSGSDAFRLPELHPDLSTPEVLAMTYVDSQPIDALTDAPQDLRDHVAQQLIDLTLRELLEFGLMQTDPNLANYRFDPASGRIVLLDFGAVMAIDPALTEEFRTLLNAALDEDAARTRAAMLRIGYFSAATAPRHQALILEMFNTAMAPLRQSTAFDFGASDLVRTLRDMGMAMGSERELTHVPPPATMFLHRKIGGIYLLASKLGARVALRPLLERHR from the coding sequence ATGACCGAACAGAACAATCAGACCCGCACCGCCCCCGTGCCCGGCCACCGCATTGGGCGCATGCTGCGGCTGGGTGGCATGACCACCGGCATCATGGGGGATATGCTGGCCGGTGGCCTGCGCCAGATGGCGCAGGGCCAGCGCCCGCATCTGCCCGGCCTCTTGCTCAGCCCCGCCACGGCCCGCCGCGTCACCCGCGATCTGGGTCAGATGCGGGGCGCTGCGATGAAACTGGGGCAGATGCTCTCGATGGATACAGGCCTTGTGCTGCCGCCCGAGATGACCGCAATCATGGCGGCATTGCGGGCCGAGGCCCCGCATATGCCACCCAAGCAGTTGCAATCCGTGCTTAACACCGCATGGGGCACAGGCTGGTATGGGCGGTTCAAGCGCTTTGATTTGCGCCCCTTCGCCGCCGCCTCTATCGGACAGGTCCACCGCGCCCAAACGCCCGATGGTCGCGATCTGGCCATCAAGGTGCAATATCCCGGCGTGCGCGCCAGCATCGACAGCGATATCGACAATCTGGCAACGCTCCTGCGCGTTCCGGGTCTTATCCCGCGCGAGATGGACCTTGCCCCGATGCTGCACGAGGCCAAGGCGCAACTGCATCAAGAGGCGGATTATATCGCAGAGGCCCGCCACCTGACGGCGTTTCAGACGCTTCTGTCTGGCTCAGATGCATTCCGCCTGCCCGAGCTGCACCCCGACCTCAGCACGCCCGAGGTGCTGGCCATGACCTATGTCGACAGCCAACCCATAGATGCACTGACCGATGCGCCCCAAGATCTGCGCGATCACGTGGCGCAACAGTTGATTGACCTGACCTTGCGTGAACTGTTGGAGTTTGGCCTGATGCAGACCGATCCCAATCTGGCCAATTACCGCTTTGATCCCGCCTCGGGACGGATCGTGCTTTTGGATTTCGGGGCGGTGATGGCGATTGATCCGGCCCTCACCGAGGAGTTTCGCACCCTGCTCAACGCGGCATTGGACGAGGATGCCGCACGCACCCGCGCGGCCATGCTGCGTATCGGCTATTTCAGCGCCGCCACCGCCCCCCGGCATCAGGCCCTGATCCTCGAGATGTTCAACACCGCCATGGCCCCGCTGCGCCAAAGCACAGCGTTTGATTTCGGGGCCTCCGATCTGGTCCGCACCCTGCGCGACATGGGTATGGCCATGGGCTCAGAGCGTGAGTTGACGCATGTGCCGCCCCCCGCCACGATGTTCCTGCATCGCAAGATCGGCGGCATTTACCTTTTGGCCAGCAAATTGGGTGCCCGCGTCGCACTGCGCCCACTGCTTGAGCGCCACCGCTGA
- a CDS encoding LacI family DNA-binding transcriptional regulator, whose amino-acid sequence MDPNAPEPPIRRPTLSQVAKAAGVSEITASRALRGGSAVAKSTRQKVERAAQALNYMPNRLAGTLAGGASRQIAVVLPSLSNIVFADVLKGLERRLEDDGYHPILGISHYDASREEHLLRDLLSWRPAGLVLAPTSGNAATRALLRAAELPVVEVMDTDPDPADLAVGFSHRAAGRTMAHYLIGRGYRRMAYIGHDIATDFRALARLDGFKDALSDAGLTLSDTLILDGPSSVPLGREGLARLLSQSKAAPDAVFFSNDDMAVGGVFHCQTAGLALPHDIALAGFNGLSIGQALPTPLTTIASNREHIGYVAADHILRRLKGEAPPRITQIDFRLVPGATA is encoded by the coding sequence ATGGACCCGAACGCGCCCGAACCCCCTATCCGTCGGCCCACCCTCTCTCAGGTGGCCAAGGCCGCAGGCGTCAGCGAGATCACCGCCAGCCGCGCCTTGCGGGGCGGCAGCGCCGTGGCCAAATCCACCCGCCAAAAGGTCGAGCGCGCCGCACAGGCCCTAAACTACATGCCAAACCGCCTTGCCGGAACGCTCGCGGGCGGGGCGTCGCGCCAGATCGCGGTGGTCCTGCCCTCGCTCTCCAACATCGTCTTTGCCGATGTGCTCAAAGGGCTGGAGCGTCGGCTTGAGGATGATGGCTATCATCCGATCTTGGGCATTTCGCATTACGACGCCAGCCGCGAAGAACACCTGCTGCGCGATCTTTTGTCATGGCGACCAGCAGGCCTCGTTCTTGCGCCCACCTCTGGCAACGCGGCCACGCGCGCACTCTTGCGTGCCGCCGAACTGCCCGTGGTCGAGGTGATGGATACAGACCCAGACCCCGCCGATCTGGCCGTGGGCTTTTCGCACCGCGCCGCAGGCCGAACCATGGCGCATTACCTGATCGGGCGCGGGTATCGCCGGATGGCCTATATCGGCCATGACATCGCCACAGATTTCCGCGCCCTTGCCCGGCTGGACGGCTTCAAGGATGCGCTAAGCGACGCGGGCCTCACCCTATCCGACACGCTTATCCTCGATGGTCCCTCCTCTGTGCCCTTGGGACGAGAAGGGCTGGCCCGGTTGCTCAGCCAGAGCAAGGCAGCCCCCGATGCGGTCTTTTTTTCCAATGACGACATGGCTGTCGGTGGGGTCTTTCATTGTCAAACCGCCGGTCTCGCGCTGCCCCATGACATCGCCTTGGCCGGGTTCAACGGGCTGAGTATCGGGCAGGCATTGCCCACGCCGCTGACCACCATCGCCTCGAACCGCGAACATATCGGCTATGTCGCCGCCGACCACATCCTGCGCCGCCTCAAGGGCGAGGCCCCGCCCCGGATCACGCAAATTGACTTTCGCCTTGTACCCGGTGCCACGGCCTAA